A portion of the Lolium rigidum isolate FL_2022 chromosome 1, APGP_CSIRO_Lrig_0.1, whole genome shotgun sequence genome contains these proteins:
- the LOC124684005 gene encoding FCS-Like Zinc finger 6-like, which translates to MGEVAHTDAAAVSSSFLPPVKEEEERYVQVGSRFFRMKNTGGAMTRPHFLDACFLCKKSISRDRDIFMYRGDEAFCSEECRQEQMCMDEALKAVARRHRVLQHLKPAAAEPVASCAAPQEGAAAAMMRRRPTIANINAARTPVAAS; encoded by the exons ATGGGAGAGGTCGCACACACCGACGCGGCCGCGGTGTCGTCGTCGTTTTTGCCgccggtgaaggaggaggaggagcggtacGTGCAGGTGGGGTCGAGGTTCTTCCGGATGAAGAACACCGGCGGCGCTATGACCCGTCCCCACTTCCTCGACGCATGCTTCCTCTGCAAGAAGAGCATCTCCCGCGACCGCGACATCTTCATGTACAG GGGTGACGAGGCCTTCTGCAGCGAGGAGTGCCGGCAGGAGCAGATGTGCATGGACGAGGCGCTCAAGGCGGTGGCACGCCGCCACCGGGTCCTGCAGCACCTCAAGCCGGCCGCGGCCGAGCCGGTTGCCAGCTGCGCCGCGCCgcaggagggcgcggcggcggcgatgatgcgcCGGCGACCGACCATCGCCAACATCAACGCGGCGCGCACTCCAGTGGCCGCGAGCTAG